From the genome of Argentina anserina chromosome 4, drPotAnse1.1, whole genome shotgun sequence, one region includes:
- the LOC126790178 gene encoding NADH dehydrogenase [ubiquinone] 1 alpha subcomplex subunit 13-A: protein MTEAVIRNKPGMASVKDMPILQDGPPPGGFPPARYARRIPNKGPSAVAIFLAAFGTFSWGMYQVGKGNKIRRAIKEEKYAARRAILPVLQAEEDERFVKEWKKYLEYEAEVMKDVPNWKVGESVYNSGRWMPPATGELRPEVW, encoded by the exons ATGACGGAGGCGGTGATCAGAAACAAGCCAGGAATGGCGAGCGTGAAGGACATGCCGATTCTCCAAGACGGTCCGCCACCGGGTGGCTTCCCTCCGGCCCGATACGCTCGCCGGATCCCCAACAAGGGCCCGAGCGCCGTCGCCATATTCCTCGCTGCCTTCGGTACCTTCTCCTGGGGCATGTACCAGGTCGGCAAGGGCAACAAGATCCGAAG GGCAATTAAGGAAGAAAAGTATGCTGCCCGCAGAGCAATACTTCCAGTGCTTCAAGCCGAAGAAGATGAAAG ATTTGTCAAAGAGTGGAAAAAGTATCTTGAATATGAAGCTGAGGTTATGAAAGATGTTCCTAACTGGAAAGTTGGTGAGAGTGTCTACAACTCTGGGAGATGGATGCCCCCAGCTACTGGCGAGCTGCGCCCTGAAGTTTGGTGA